One window from the genome of Pseudomonas frederiksbergensis encodes:
- a CDS encoding RnfABCDGE type electron transport complex subunit D yields MPLADPLDERLRHAMRRVLLATLPGALASMWVFGWGVLLNLMLSGLTALAIEALVLRLRRRSLEPDLRDGSALVSATLLALALPAYCPWWLTVTAVACALLLGKHVWGGVGSNPFNPAMLGYALVLVAFPQHMSQWPAAHGLGLADGLRLVADIGQPPDGWAGATALDSLRINTSLTIDELFASDPAFGRWGGHGVEWVSLAFLLGGLFLLQQRVFTWHAPVGMLASLFTISLLFWNGSGSDSHGSPLFHLLTGATMLGAFFIVTEPVSGARAPLARLLFGAGVGLLVYLIRTWGGFPDGVAFAVLLMNLAVPALERFVDARQRRPLT; encoded by the coding sequence ATGCCACTCGCTGATCCGCTGGACGAGCGTCTACGCCATGCAATGCGTCGAGTCCTTCTCGCCACGCTGCCCGGCGCGCTGGCCTCGATGTGGGTCTTTGGTTGGGGTGTGTTGCTGAACCTGATGTTGTCCGGTCTCACAGCGCTGGCGATCGAGGCGCTGGTATTGCGTTTGCGGCGAAGGTCTCTCGAACCTGACCTGCGCGACGGCAGCGCATTGGTCAGCGCCACGTTGCTCGCCCTGGCCTTGCCGGCGTACTGCCCTTGGTGGCTGACCGTCACGGCGGTCGCCTGCGCCTTGTTGTTGGGCAAGCACGTTTGGGGTGGGGTCGGCAGCAATCCGTTCAACCCGGCAATGCTCGGGTATGCCTTGGTGCTGGTGGCATTCCCGCAGCACATGAGCCAATGGCCAGCGGCCCATGGCCTGGGCCTGGCCGACGGTCTGCGTCTGGTCGCCGACATTGGCCAGCCCCCCGATGGATGGGCCGGCGCCACCGCGCTGGATAGCCTGCGGATCAACACGAGCCTGACGATCGACGAGCTGTTTGCCAGCGACCCGGCGTTCGGCCGCTGGGGTGGGCACGGTGTCGAGTGGGTCAGCCTGGCGTTCCTTTTGGGCGGCCTGTTCCTGCTGCAACAACGGGTATTTACGTGGCACGCCCCGGTGGGCATGCTAGCCAGCCTGTTCACGATCAGCCTGTTGTTCTGGAACGGTTCGGGCTCGGACTCCCACGGTTCGCCACTGTTTCATCTGCTGACCGGCGCAACCATGCTCGGCGCGTTTTTTATCGTGACCGAACCCGTGTCGGGTGCCAGGGCTCCGCTGGCGCGTTTGTTGTTTGGCGCAGGCGTGGGATTGCTGGTCTACCTGATTCGCACCTGGGGTGGCTTTCCGGATGGAGTGGCGTTTGCGGTGCTGCTGATGAACCTCGCCGTGCCGGCCCTGGAGCGCTTCGTCGACGCACGACAAAGGCGCCCGCTGACATGA
- a CDS encoding Rnf-Nqr domain containing protein produces the protein MTEILLSLLSAALINNLMLHWPLGVDPLLAAKGRSQVHALGLATAGLMLCVGTLGYLVDQWLLVPADLASLQLLVWLPLSVLLIGPVLRLLGRWLPMLPFAGLWPLLLGNAAILGVTLLVSREATSLGQAMATSLGAGLGFWLVLSLFDDLQQRILDNDIPLPFRGLPIQLICAGLMAVAFLGLHGLVKT, from the coding sequence ATGACCGAAATCCTCTTATCCCTGTTGAGCGCGGCCCTGATCAACAATCTGATGTTGCATTGGCCGCTGGGCGTCGATCCGCTGCTGGCAGCCAAGGGTAGAAGCCAGGTACACGCCCTGGGCCTGGCGACGGCAGGCCTGATGCTCTGTGTCGGTACCCTGGGCTATCTGGTCGATCAATGGTTGCTGGTCCCGGCTGACCTGGCATCACTGCAATTATTGGTTTGGCTGCCCCTGAGCGTCTTGCTGATCGGGCCAGTGCTACGGCTGCTGGGGCGCTGGCTGCCCATGCTGCCGTTCGCCGGCTTGTGGCCGTTGCTCCTCGGCAATGCCGCCATACTGGGCGTCACGCTACTCGTCAGCCGGGAGGCCACGAGCCTTGGCCAGGCCATGGCGACCAGCCTGGGTGCCGGCCTGGGTTTCTGGCTGGTGCTGAGTCTGTTTGACGACTTGCAACAGCGCATCCTCGACAACGATATTCCGTTGCCTTTCCGGGGGCTGCCGATCCAGCTGATCTGTGCCGGCCTGATGGCAGTGGCTTTTCTCGGATTGCACGGGCTGGTCAAGACATGA
- the rsxB gene encoding electron transport complex subunit RsxB has translation MNLIQHIDALLPQTQCGKCGHPGCKPYAEGIAQGEPINKCPPGGRETIAALAELMQVPVLELDTSRGSAPAQIAFIREAECIGCTKCIQACPVDAIVGAAKLMHTVLIDECTGCDLCVAPCPVDCIEMRPLPMTTVTPVVGGLAASDEERQARTIKRNHARRRFEQRTARLRREEEQRQAERLARIQRNAQQAQVQPLDPVQAALERVRAQKAATADAALKKAKVDLAMSRAQLHKSLRAFGHPPTFEQQSQLIMLQRQFEAAEQALARLVSTASPATPAPAPPPPPANDVELKRAKIQLAMRRAELSKARAAAASQDQLQALEQAVRDAEQQVDAHATR, from the coding sequence ATGAACCTGATCCAACACATCGACGCCTTGCTTCCGCAGACTCAATGCGGCAAATGCGGCCACCCCGGCTGCAAGCCATACGCCGAAGGCATCGCCCAAGGCGAACCGATCAACAAATGTCCACCCGGCGGACGGGAAACCATCGCAGCCCTGGCCGAGCTGATGCAGGTACCGGTGCTGGAGCTGGACACCAGTCGCGGCTCGGCGCCGGCACAGATCGCGTTTATCCGCGAAGCCGAATGCATCGGCTGCACCAAGTGCATCCAGGCCTGCCCGGTGGACGCGATCGTCGGCGCGGCGAAACTGATGCACACGGTTCTCATCGACGAATGCACCGGCTGTGACTTGTGCGTGGCGCCTTGCCCGGTGGATTGCATCGAGATGCGGCCACTGCCGATGACAACCGTAACGCCGGTCGTTGGCGGGTTGGCCGCCAGCGACGAAGAACGGCAAGCACGAACCATCAAGCGCAACCATGCTCGCCGACGTTTCGAACAACGCACCGCCCGTCTGCGTCGTGAGGAAGAGCAGCGTCAAGCCGAGCGCCTGGCCAGAATCCAGCGAAACGCCCAACAAGCCCAGGTACAGCCACTCGATCCGGTCCAGGCCGCATTGGAGCGAGTACGCGCGCAAAAAGCCGCCACTGCGGATGCCGCACTGAAGAAAGCCAAGGTCGATCTCGCCATGAGCCGGGCGCAGTTGCATAAATCCTTGAGGGCGTTCGGCCACCCGCCAACCTTCGAGCAACAGTCACAGTTGATCATGCTGCAACGCCAGTTCGAAGCGGCCGAACAGGCGTTGGCCCGACTGGTTAGCACTGCGTCGCCTGCCACGCCCGCACCGGCACCGCCCCCGCCACCGGCAAATGACGTCGAACTGAAGCGGGCCAAGATCCAATTGGCGATGCGGCGCGCCGAACTCAGCAAAGCCCGGGCTGCCGCGGCCTCCCAAGACCAACTGCAAGCCTTGGAGCAAGCCGTCAGAGACGCCGAACAGCAGGTGGATGCCCATGCCACTCGCTGA